One genomic segment of Pongo pygmaeus isolate AG05252 chromosome 19, NHGRI_mPonPyg2-v2.0_pri, whole genome shotgun sequence includes these proteins:
- the IFT20 gene encoding intraflagellar transport protein 20 homolog isoform X2, with amino-acid sequence MAKDILGEAGLHFDELNKLRVLDPEVTQQTIELKEECKDFVDKIGQFQKIVGGLIELVDQLAKEAENEKMKAIGARNLLKSIAKQREAQQQQLQALIAEKKMQLERYRVEYEALCKVEAEQNEFIDQFIFQK; translated from the exons ATGGCCAAGGACATCCTGGGTGAAGCAGGGCTGCACTTTGATGAACTGAACAAGCTGAGGGTGTTGGACCCAGAGGTTACCCAGCAGACCATAGAGCTGAAGGAAGAGTGCAAAGACTTTGTGGACA AAATTGGCCAGTTTCAGAAAATAGTTGGTGGTTTAATTGAGCTTGTTGATCAACTTgcaaaagaagcagaaaatgaaaagatgaag GCCATCGGTGCTCGGAACTTGCTCAAATCTATAGCAAAGCAGAGAGAAGCTCAACAGCAGCAACTTCAAGCTCTaatagcagaaaagaaaatgcagctaGAAAG gTATCGGGTTGAATATGAAGCTTTGTGTAAAGTAGAAGCAGAACAAAATGAATTTATTGaccaatttatttttcagaaatga
- the IFT20 gene encoding intraflagellar transport protein 20 homolog isoform X1 — MTHLLLTATVTPSEQNSSREPGWETAMAKDILGEAGLHFDELNKLRVLDPEVTQQTIELKEECKDFVDKIGQFQKIVGGLIELVDQLAKEAENEKMKAIGARNLLKSIAKQREAQQQQLQALIAEKKMQLERYRVEYEALCKVEAEQNEFIDQFIFQK, encoded by the exons ATGACACACCTCCTCCTGACTGCCACTGTCACTCCTTCAGAGCAGAACTCCTCTAGGGAACCTGGATGGGAAAcag CCATGGCCAAGGACATCCTGGGTGAAGCAGGGCTGCACTTTGATGAACTGAACAAGCTGAGGGTGTTGGACCCAGAGGTTACCCAGCAGACCATAGAGCTGAAGGAAGAGTGCAAAGACTTTGTGGACA AAATTGGCCAGTTTCAGAAAATAGTTGGTGGTTTAATTGAGCTTGTTGATCAACTTgcaaaagaagcagaaaatgaaaagatgaag GCCATCGGTGCTCGGAACTTGCTCAAATCTATAGCAAAGCAGAGAGAAGCTCAACAGCAGCAACTTCAAGCTCTaatagcagaaaagaaaatgcagctaGAAAG gTATCGGGTTGAATATGAAGCTTTGTGTAAAGTAGAAGCAGAACAAAATGAATTTATTGaccaatttatttttcagaaatga